The proteins below come from a single Vibrio natriegens NBRC 15636 = ATCC 14048 = DSM 759 genomic window:
- the glnS gene encoding glutamine--tRNA ligase: MSEADARPSNFIRQIIDKDLADGKHTSVHTRFPPEPNGYLHIGHAKSICLNFGIAQDYQGQCNLRFDDTNPEKEDIEYVESIKKDVNWLGFEWSGEVCYSSNYFDKLYEYAIELINKGLAYVDELSPEQIREYRGTLKAPGKPSPYRDRPVEENLALFEKMRAGEFEEGKACLRAKIDMGSSFMVMRDPVLYRVRFATHHQTGDKWCIYPMYDFTHCISDALEGITHSICTLEFMDNRRLYDWVLDNITIDCRPHQYEFSRLNLEYTVMSKRKLNQLVTEKLVNGWDDPRMPTVSGLRRRGFTPASIREFCKRIGVTKQDNMIEFGSLESCIRDDLNENAPRAMAVLDPVKVVIENFEEGKVESLSLANHPNKPEMGEREVPFTREVWIEREDFREEANKKYKRLVLGKEVRLRGAYVIKAERVEKDAEGNITTIFCTYDADTLGKNPADGRKVKGVIHWVSADKALPAEIRLYDRLFTVPNPAAAEDFASTINPDSLVVINGFVEPSLASAQAEEGYQFERMGYFCADSKDSSADNLVFNRTVGLRDTWAKIEAK, from the coding sequence ATGAGTGAAGCTGATGCTCGTCCATCAAACTTTATTCGCCAGATCATTGATAAGGATCTAGCGGATGGTAAACACACTAGCGTGCATACTCGATTCCCGCCGGAGCCGAATGGCTACCTGCATATCGGTCATGCTAAGTCTATCTGTTTGAACTTCGGTATTGCTCAGGACTACCAGGGTCAATGTAACTTACGTTTTGATGATACAAACCCTGAAAAAGAAGACATCGAATACGTTGAGTCTATCAAGAAAGATGTAAACTGGTTAGGCTTCGAGTGGAGTGGTGAAGTATGTTACTCATCAAACTACTTCGATAAGCTTTACGAATATGCAATTGAATTGATTAATAAAGGCTTAGCGTATGTAGATGAGCTAAGTCCAGAGCAGATTCGCGAATACCGCGGCACACTAAAAGCGCCAGGTAAGCCTAGCCCGTACCGTGATCGCCCTGTAGAAGAAAACCTGGCGTTGTTTGAAAAAATGCGCGCGGGTGAGTTTGAAGAAGGTAAAGCTTGTCTTCGCGCTAAGATCGACATGGGTTCTTCATTCATGGTCATGCGTGATCCGGTACTATACCGTGTTCGCTTTGCTACTCACCATCAAACAGGTGACAAGTGGTGCATTTACCCAATGTACGACTTTACCCACTGTATCTCAGATGCGTTAGAAGGCATCACTCACTCAATTTGTACGCTTGAGTTCATGGATAACCGTCGTCTTTACGACTGGGTACTAGACAACATCACCATTGATTGTCGTCCTCATCAGTACGAGTTCAGCCGCCTAAACCTAGAATACACAGTAATGTCTAAGCGTAAGCTGAATCAACTAGTGACTGAAAAGTTAGTAAACGGCTGGGATGACCCGCGTATGCCAACTGTTTCTGGTTTACGTCGTCGTGGCTTCACGCCAGCATCTATTCGTGAGTTCTGTAAACGTATTGGTGTTACAAAACAAGACAACATGATTGAGTTTGGCTCACTAGAATCTTGTATTCGTGATGACCTGAACGAAAATGCACCGCGTGCAATGGCTGTACTTGATCCTGTAAAAGTTGTTATTGAGAACTTTGAAGAGGGTAAGGTAGAAAGCTTATCTCTTGCTAACCATCCAAATAAACCAGAAATGGGTGAGCGCGAAGTACCGTTTACTCGTGAAGTTTGGATTGAGCGTGAAGACTTCCGCGAAGAAGCGAACAAGAAGTACAAGCGTTTGGTGCTAGGTAAAGAAGTGCGTCTTCGTGGTGCTTACGTGATCAAAGCTGAGCGTGTTGAAAAAGACGCAGAAGGCAACATCACTACCATTTTCTGTACTTACGATGCTGATACTCTGGGTAAGAACCCTGCTGACGGCCGTAAAGTAAAAGGTGTAATCCACTGGGTATCAGCGGATAAAGCATTACCAGCGGAAATTCGTCTATACGACCGTCTATTCACGGTTCCGAATCCTGCTGCTGCTGAAGATTTTGCTTCGACGATTAACCCTGACTCACTTGTTGTGATTAATGGTTTCGTTGAGCCAAGTCTAGCGTCTGCACAAGCAGAGGAAGGCTACCAATTTGAGCGTATGGGCTACTTCTGTGCTGATTCGAAAGACTCAAGCGCAGATAATCTAGTGTTCAACCGCACAGTTGGTCTTCGCGATACTTGGGCGAAAATTGAAGCTAAATAA
- the fcrX gene encoding ferric iron uptake transcriptional regulator FcrX yields MSDNNQALKDAGLKVTLPRLKILEVLQQPDCQHISAEDLYKKLIDLGEEIGLATVYRVLNQFDDAGIVTRHHFEGGKSVFELSTQHHHDHLVCLDCGEVIEFSDDLIEERQKEIASKYNVTLTNHSLYLYGKCGDGSCKDDPNAHKPKK; encoded by the coding sequence ATGTCAGATAATAATCAGGCGCTGAAGGATGCGGGTTTAAAAGTAACCCTTCCAAGGCTAAAAATTCTAGAAGTACTTCAGCAGCCAGACTGCCAGCACATCAGTGCTGAAGATTTGTACAAAAAGTTGATTGATCTAGGTGAAGAAATCGGTCTAGCAACCGTTTATCGAGTACTCAACCAATTCGACGATGCAGGTATCGTCACTCGTCACCACTTCGAAGGTGGTAAATCAGTTTTTGAACTGTCGACTCAACACCACCATGACCACCTAGTTTGTCTAGACTGTGGTGAAGTTATTGAGTTTTCAGACGATCTTATCGAAGAGCGTCAAAAAGAAATTGCGTCTAAATACAACGTTACTCTGACTAACCATAGCCTTTACCTATACGGTAAATGTGGTGATGGTAGCTGTAAAGACGATCCAAACGCACACAAGCCAAAGAAATAA
- a CDS encoding DUF4442 domain-containing protein produces MDKRIAKIYKPGIIKFGLNLWPPFWGAGIKILHISEDFRLVKVRLKLSWWNKNANRTQYGGSIFSLTDPIYSMMLIGILREEYYVWDKEASINFIKPGHSDLYADFEISEGMIEDIFEKTRNGDKWFPEFTIYIKDKDGNVVSEVKRKLYVRKKPQYREEEVVTESS; encoded by the coding sequence ATGGATAAGCGGATTGCCAAAATTTACAAACCAGGAATCATAAAATTTGGGCTCAATCTTTGGCCCCCATTCTGGGGAGCTGGAATTAAAATCTTACATATTTCTGAAGACTTTCGTTTGGTGAAAGTACGTTTGAAATTGAGCTGGTGGAATAAGAACGCCAATCGGACTCAATATGGGGGAAGTATTTTTTCTCTTACAGATCCCATTTACTCAATGATGCTGATTGGGATTCTGCGGGAGGAATATTATGTGTGGGATAAAGAAGCCAGCATTAACTTCATTAAGCCCGGACACAGTGACTTGTACGCAGATTTTGAAATCTCAGAAGGGATGATTGAAGATATATTTGAAAAGACACGTAATGGAGACAAATGGTTTCCCGAGTTCACTATTTATATCAAGGATAAGGATGGGAACGTGGTGTCGGAGGTAAAACGCAAGCTCTATGTTCGTAAAAAGCCTCAGTACCGAGAGGAGGAGGTCGTAACGGAATCCTCATAA
- the fldA gene encoding flavodoxin FldA, which translates to MASVGIFFGSDTGNTEAVAKMIQKQLGKQLVHVQDIAKSSKEDIDNFDLLLLGIPTWYYGEAQCDWDDFFPELEQIDFSTKLVAIFGCGDQEDYAEYFCDAMGTVRDIVESKGGTILGHTSTEGYEFEASKALVEGDDSQFVGLCIDEDRQPELTDERVENWVKQIYEEMCLAELEG; encoded by the coding sequence ATGGCAAGTGTAGGTATCTTCTTCGGTAGCGACACAGGTAATACTGAAGCCGTTGCAAAGATGATTCAAAAGCAACTAGGTAAGCAACTAGTTCACGTTCAAGACATCGCGAAAAGCAGCAAAGAAGACATTGATAACTTTGATCTTCTACTTCTAGGTATCCCAACTTGGTACTATGGTGAAGCTCAGTGTGATTGGGATGACTTTTTCCCAGAGCTTGAGCAAATTGACTTCTCTACGAAGTTAGTTGCTATCTTTGGTTGTGGTGACCAAGAAGACTACGCAGAGTACTTCTGTGATGCGATGGGCACCGTGCGTGACATCGTTGAGTCAAAAGGCGGCACTATCCTTGGCCATACATCAACTGAAGGCTATGAATTCGAAGCGTCTAAAGCGCTTGTTGAAGGCGACGATAGTCAATTCGTCGGTCTGTGTATCGATGAAGACCGTCAACCAGAGCTAACCGATGAACGTGTTGAGAATTGGGTAAAACAGATTTACGAAGAGATGTGTTTAGCTGAGCTTGAAGGCTAA
- a CDS encoding DUF2788 domain-containing protein, producing MLYDYMDMLESIGLDLLFAAIFFFIGMAIKDVLKQGNVPVFGRRIVWLVLFLGCAGFIAKGIIQLTWEGSGLG from the coding sequence ATGCTCTACGACTACATGGATATGCTCGAATCTATCGGGCTCGATCTTCTTTTTGCTGCTATCTTCTTCTTCATCGGGATGGCAATAAAAGATGTGCTAAAGCAAGGCAATGTACCTGTTTTTGGTCGTCGTATTGTATGGTTAGTCCTTTTTCTAGGCTGCGCTGGTTTTATCGCAAAAGGGATAATTCAGCTAACGTGGGAAGGCTCGGGGTTAGGCTAA
- a CDS encoding alpha/beta fold hydrolase: MSALLNYKQEGQGQTVVLIHGLFGSLSNLGLLARDLVQDYSVISIDLRNHGLSFHSDTHTYSDMAQDVAELLHHLNIDPAIIIGHSMGGKVAMKLVDIAPQFVKQLVVLDIAPVAYTTNRHDNVFNGLQAVIAQEPTSRQQAMDVLAQHVEIDGVRQFLSKSLYKDGDKMSWRFNVEGLLKNYAEIIGWQEITPTEIPTLFIKGGDSDYLMPEHQPAVQRQFKRAKAHIIANTGHWLHAEKPAEVMRVIRKHISA, from the coding sequence ATGTCAGCATTACTCAACTATAAGCAGGAAGGCCAAGGCCAAACAGTTGTTTTGATTCATGGATTGTTTGGTAGTTTAAGTAATCTGGGCCTTTTGGCTCGTGATCTTGTCCAAGATTACTCGGTGATCAGTATTGATCTACGCAACCATGGCCTCTCTTTCCACTCGGATACCCACACGTACAGCGATATGGCACAAGACGTTGCCGAGTTGCTTCACCACTTAAACATTGATCCGGCCATCATTATTGGGCATTCGATGGGTGGTAAAGTTGCGATGAAACTTGTCGACATCGCCCCACAATTTGTCAAACAACTGGTTGTATTAGACATCGCTCCGGTCGCCTATACGACGAATCGTCATGACAACGTTTTTAACGGTCTTCAAGCGGTCATAGCCCAAGAACCAACGAGCCGCCAGCAAGCGATGGATGTGCTGGCGCAACACGTTGAGATAGATGGCGTGAGACAGTTTCTGTCGAAGTCGCTATATAAAGACGGTGATAAAATGTCATGGCGCTTTAACGTAGAAGGCCTGTTGAAAAATTACGCGGAAATTATTGGCTGGCAAGAGATAACACCAACCGAGATCCCAACCCTCTTTATTAAGGGTGGAGATTCTGATTATTTAATGCCAGAGCATCAGCCTGCCGTACAAAGACAATTTAAGCGTGCCAAAGCACATATCATCGCCAACACAGGGCATTGGTTACATGCAGAAAAGCCAGCCGAAGTCATGCGAGTGATCAGGAAACACATTTCGGCTTAA
- the seqA gene encoding replication initiation negative regulator SeqA, translating into MKTIEVDEDLYRYIAGQTKHIGESASDILRRLLNLDGELQEAKVAPVVEKPQGIVVSKDAGKTEQIDTVKEMRSLLISDEFADLKKAIDRFMLVLSTLHKLNPEGFAQATNVKGRKRVYFADNEETLLANGNTTKPKAIPETPFWVITNNNTSRKRQMVEQVMAHMGFQPDLIEKVTGSI; encoded by the coding sequence ATGAAAACAATTGAGGTTGATGAGGATCTATACCGTTACATTGCTGGTCAAACTAAGCATATCGGCGAAAGTGCCTCGGATATTTTGCGACGCCTTTTAAACCTTGATGGTGAGTTGCAGGAAGCAAAAGTTGCGCCTGTAGTAGAGAAGCCACAAGGGATTGTAGTAAGTAAAGATGCAGGTAAAACAGAGCAAATAGATACAGTGAAAGAAATGCGTTCACTGCTAATATCTGATGAGTTTGCTGATCTTAAGAAAGCGATTGATCGCTTCATGTTGGTTCTATCAACATTACACAAATTAAATCCAGAAGGATTCGCACAAGCGACAAATGTGAAGGGACGCAAGCGCGTTTACTTTGCTGATAATGAAGAAACCCTGCTGGCTAACGGCAATACAACCAAACCTAAGGCCATTCCAGAAACACCGTTCTGGGTTATCACAAATAATAATACCAGCCGCAAGAGACAAATGGTTGAACAAGTGATGGCGCACATGGGATTCCAACCGGACTTGATAGAAAAAGTAACAGGTTCAATCTAA
- the pgm gene encoding phosphoglucomutase (alpha-D-glucose-1,6-bisphosphate-dependent) has protein sequence MAMHPRAGQKAQQEDLHNIPALVANYFLLQPDSTNPDHKVQFGTSGHRGTADKHTFNENHILAIAQAVAEVRAEQGTTGPLFVGKDTHALSEPAFSSVIEVLIANGVKVIVQQDNGYTPTPGISHAILTYNIKHDEKADGIVITPSHNPPQDGGIKYNPTHGGPAEAELTQAIEDRANALIAEDLKGVKRLPLQEAKASDLFVEVDLVKPYIDDLVNVIDMEAIQKANLKIGVDPLGGSGIDYWRQIGKAYNLDLTLVSEAIDPSFQFMSLDKDGVVRMDCSSPYAMAGLLALKDEYDLAFGNDPDYDRHGIVTPKGLMNPNHYLAVCIDYLYRHRDAWGKDVAVGKTLVSSALIDRVVADLGRELCEVPVGFKWFVDGLYTGKFGFGGEESAGASFLRKDGTPWSTDKDGILLCLLAAEITAVTGKNPQEYYEELAAKHGESKYNRIQAVANGPQKDVLKKLSPEMVSAETLAGDAITARLTHAPGNGAAIGGLKVTTENGWFAARPSGTEDIYKIYCESFKGEEHLKQIEAEAQEIVNQVFAAAGL, from the coding sequence ATGGCTATGCACCCTCGTGCTGGGCAAAAAGCGCAGCAGGAAGATCTTCATAATATTCCGGCGTTAGTTGCGAATTATTTCTTACTTCAACCTGATTCGACCAACCCAGACCACAAGGTTCAATTCGGTACATCAGGTCACCGTGGTACTGCAGACAAGCATACCTTTAACGAAAATCATATATTGGCTATTGCACAAGCGGTTGCAGAAGTCCGTGCAGAGCAGGGCACGACAGGGCCACTGTTTGTCGGTAAAGATACGCACGCATTATCAGAGCCAGCTTTTTCTAGTGTTATCGAAGTATTGATTGCGAACGGCGTAAAAGTGATCGTTCAGCAAGACAATGGTTACACACCAACCCCAGGTATCTCACACGCTATTCTGACTTACAACATCAAACACGATGAGAAAGCAGATGGCATTGTGATCACTCCTTCGCACAACCCACCTCAAGACGGCGGTATCAAATACAATCCGACTCATGGTGGACCTGCGGAAGCGGAATTGACTCAAGCGATTGAAGACCGTGCGAATGCACTGATTGCAGAAGATCTAAAAGGTGTGAAACGTCTGCCTCTGCAAGAAGCAAAAGCGTCTGACTTGTTTGTGGAAGTCGATTTAGTCAAACCATATATCGATGATCTGGTTAACGTAATCGATATGGAAGCTATCCAAAAAGCGAACCTAAAGATTGGTGTTGATCCATTAGGTGGTAGCGGTATCGATTACTGGCGTCAAATTGGCAAGGCTTACAACCTAGATCTGACTCTGGTTAGTGAAGCGATTGACCCATCATTCCAATTTATGTCACTGGATAAAGATGGCGTTGTTCGTATGGACTGTTCTTCACCATACGCAATGGCAGGTCTGTTGGCGCTGAAAGATGAATACGATTTGGCGTTTGGTAATGACCCAGACTATGACCGCCACGGTATTGTGACACCAAAAGGTTTGATGAATCCGAACCATTACCTGGCTGTATGTATCGACTACCTATACCGTCATCGTGATGCGTGGGGTAAAGACGTCGCGGTTGGTAAGACACTGGTTTCGAGCGCACTGATCGACCGTGTTGTGGCGGATCTTGGTCGCGAGCTATGTGAAGTACCTGTTGGTTTTAAATGGTTTGTTGATGGCCTTTACACGGGTAAGTTCGGCTTCGGTGGTGAAGAAAGTGCAGGTGCTTCTTTCCTACGCAAAGATGGCACTCCTTGGTCAACAGATAAAGATGGTATCCTGCTTTGTCTACTAGCAGCAGAAATCACAGCAGTAACGGGTAAAAACCCTCAAGAGTACTACGAAGAGCTGGCGGCGAAGCATGGTGAATCTAAGTACAACCGAATTCAAGCAGTAGCAAACGGTCCTCAAAAAGACGTACTGAAAAAACTGTCTCCGGAAATGGTCTCTGCAGAAACACTGGCTGGTGATGCAATTACGGCACGCCTCACTCACGCTCCTGGTAACGGTGCGGCGATCGGCGGTCTAAAAGTCACCACTGAAAACGGTTGGTTTGCGGCTCGCCCATCTGGTACAGAAGACATCTACAAAATTTACTGCGAAAGCTTCAAGGGTGAAGAGCACCTAAAACAAATCGAAGCCGAAGCGCAAGAAATTGTTAATCAGGTATTTGCAGCAGCTGGCTTGTAA
- a CDS encoding DUF1853 family protein, with translation MNQLQRFYDWIATSPPLFQLRPPFATLEDLSVAPLCESEQYSGNPRLGFLYQHLCTAVLSHSERYQVVAEEIQLNDHTGRTIGAVDLVLQNTESGQLEHWEVAIKFYLLHQGVWYGPNAHDQLHKKLDRMLTHQLKMSERPEFQQILPLDTPPKERLLMQGRLYINPFSSETTPTECLGYELNASQISGYWCYQSQWDLIPKPLYHLSKPCWAMGTDDFSHPIEKPSGRFEHAQTEDGEFWFIVPDHWPN, from the coding sequence ATGAATCAATTGCAACGCTTTTATGATTGGATCGCAACATCGCCACCACTTTTCCAATTGCGTCCACCATTTGCAACACTTGAAGATTTATCCGTAGCGCCGTTATGCGAATCTGAACAATATAGTGGTAATCCAAGACTGGGCTTTTTATATCAGCATTTGTGTACTGCTGTGCTTTCTCATTCCGAACGATACCAAGTTGTCGCAGAGGAGATTCAACTCAATGACCACACTGGAAGAACGATTGGTGCAGTGGATTTAGTGTTGCAAAATACGGAGTCAGGTCAGTTGGAACATTGGGAAGTTGCCATTAAGTTCTACCTGCTTCATCAAGGCGTTTGGTACGGCCCCAATGCCCATGATCAATTACATAAAAAACTGGATAGAATGCTGACTCATCAATTAAAAATGAGCGAAAGGCCTGAATTCCAGCAAATTCTCCCACTAGATACACCACCAAAAGAGCGATTGCTGATGCAAGGCCGTCTCTATATTAATCCGTTTTCTTCGGAGACAACGCCAACGGAGTGTTTGGGTTATGAGCTTAATGCCTCTCAAATAAGCGGATATTGGTGCTACCAAAGTCAATGGGACTTGATTCCAAAGCCGCTTTATCATCTGAGCAAACCTTGTTGGGCGATGGGTACCGATGACTTTTCCCACCCTATTGAGAAACCGTCGGGCCGATTTGAGCATGCACAAACTGAAGATGGTGAGTTCTGGTTTATTGTACCGGATCACTGGCCAAACTAG
- a CDS encoding Nif3-like dinuclear metal center hexameric protein, with the protein MNNLKLEQILNDKLSPQLIKDYAPNGLQVEGIPTVNRIVTGVTASQALIDKAVELNADALLVHHGYFWKGEPEPIRGMKGKRIRSLIKNDINLYGYHLPLDIHPELGNNAELAKLLEIDVEGGLEGHPQSVAMYGRLKKPMSGADFASKINQVLEREPLHIAPENADKMIETVGWCTGGGQDFIELAVQHGLDAFISGEISERTTYTAREMDIHYFAAGHHATERYGIKALGKWLADEYGLQVEFVDIDNPV; encoded by the coding sequence ATGAATAACTTAAAGCTAGAACAGATTCTTAACGATAAACTATCACCACAGTTAATTAAAGATTACGCACCGAATGGGCTGCAGGTAGAAGGGATTCCAACCGTAAACCGCATAGTTACTGGTGTTACGGCTTCACAGGCTTTGATCGATAAAGCAGTTGAACTTAATGCTGACGCATTGCTTGTCCATCATGGATACTTCTGGAAAGGTGAACCTGAACCAATTCGCGGTATGAAAGGAAAGCGAATCCGCAGTTTAATTAAAAATGATATTAATTTGTACGGTTATCATCTTCCTCTTGATATTCACCCTGAACTTGGCAACAACGCTGAGCTGGCAAAATTGTTGGAAATTGACGTTGAAGGCGGCCTAGAAGGTCATCCGCAGTCAGTCGCGATGTATGGACGTTTGAAAAAGCCGATGTCAGGTGCTGATTTTGCGAGCAAGATCAATCAAGTACTTGAGAGAGAACCCCTGCATATTGCACCAGAAAATGCAGATAAAATGATTGAGACCGTAGGGTGGTGCACCGGTGGCGGGCAAGACTTTATTGAATTGGCCGTGCAGCACGGGTTAGATGCCTTTATCTCCGGTGAAATATCTGAGCGCACAACGTACACTGCGAGAGAAATGGACATTCATTACTTCGCCGCCGGACATCATGCAACAGAGCGTTACGGTATTAAAGCGCTTGGTAAGTGGTTAGCCGATGAGTACGGTTTGCAAGTCGAGTTTGTGGATATTGATAATCCGGTCTAG
- a CDS encoding citrate synthase, giving the protein MADKKATLHVEGKAPIELPIMEGTLGTPVIDVRKLGANGYFTFDPGFLATASCESSITYIDGGKGILLHRGYPIDQLANNADYLEVCYILLYGEAPTRDQYEQFKKTVTRHTMVHEQIASFFHGFRRDAHPMAVMCGVVGALAAFYHDSLDINNDEHREIAAYRLISKMPTLAAMCYKYSIGQPFIYPRNDLNYAENYLHMMFANPCEEYEVNPVVARAMDKIFTLHADHEQNASTSTVRLAGSSGANPFACIAAGIASLWGPAHGGANEACLKMLEEIGSVDNIPEYVERAKDKDDPFRLMGFGHRVYKNYDPRATVMRETCHEVLKELNIQDPLLDVAMELERIALSDEYFVSKKLYPNVDFYSGIILKAIGIPVSMFTVIFALSRTVGWIAHWNEMHSDPLNRIGRPRQLYTGEAQREFSPLHERE; this is encoded by the coding sequence ATGGCGGATAAGAAAGCGACCCTTCATGTTGAAGGCAAAGCGCCAATCGAACTGCCAATTATGGAAGGTACTTTAGGTACTCCTGTAATTGATGTTCGTAAACTAGGAGCTAATGGTTACTTTACTTTTGACCCTGGTTTTCTTGCCACTGCATCTTGTGAATCATCAATCACATATATCGATGGCGGCAAAGGTATTCTTTTGCACCGCGGTTACCCGATTGATCAATTAGCCAATAACGCAGATTACCTAGAAGTATGTTACATCCTTCTTTATGGTGAAGCCCCTACCCGAGACCAATACGAGCAATTCAAGAAAACCGTTACTCGTCATACTATGGTACATGAGCAAATCGCAAGCTTTTTCCACGGCTTCCGACGTGATGCTCACCCAATGGCGGTAATGTGTGGCGTAGTCGGTGCATTAGCAGCCTTCTACCACGATTCGCTCGATATTAATAACGACGAACACCGCGAAATTGCGGCGTACCGTCTAATTTCGAAAATGCCTACACTGGCGGCAATGTGTTACAAATACTCTATCGGCCAGCCATTTATCTACCCACGCAACGATTTAAACTACGCGGAAAACTACCTACACATGATGTTTGCAAACCCATGTGAAGAGTATGAAGTGAACCCTGTCGTTGCACGTGCTATGGATAAAATCTTTACACTTCACGCGGATCACGAACAAAACGCGTCAACATCAACAGTACGTCTTGCTGGTTCTTCTGGCGCTAACCCATTTGCATGTATTGCCGCTGGCATTGCATCTCTTTGGGGCCCAGCGCACGGTGGTGCTAACGAAGCATGTCTGAAGATGCTGGAAGAAATCGGCAGCGTCGATAACATTCCAGAGTACGTAGAACGTGCGAAAGATAAAGATGACCCATTCCGTTTGATGGGCTTTGGTCACCGTGTTTACAAGAACTACGATCCACGTGCAACAGTAATGCGTGAAACGTGTCACGAAGTTCTTAAAGAGCTAAACATCCAAGATCCTCTACTAGACGTAGCGATGGAACTTGAGCGTATCGCTCTTTCTGATGAGTACTTCGTTTCTAAGAAACTGTACCCGAACGTAGACTTCTACTCAGGTATCATTCTTAAAGCGATTGGTATTCCAGTATCAATGTTTACGGTTATCTTCGCTCTATCTCGTACCGTTGGTTGGATTGCTCACTGGAACGAAATGCACAGCGATCCACTAAACCGCATTGGTCGTCCTCGTCAGCTTTACACTGGTGAGGCACAACGTGAATTTTCTCCGCTTCATGAGCGTGAATAA
- the sdhC gene encoding succinate dehydrogenase cytochrome b556 subunit produces the protein MSKPVKERKSRPVNLDLQTIRFPITAIASILHRVSGVITFVAVGILLWLLSISLSSPMGFMEAADIVDSFFVKFILWGILTALAYHIAGGIRHLMMDLGYFEELDSGTMSAKAAFGATAVLSLLAGIMVW, from the coding sequence GTGAGCAAGCCCGTGAAAGAAAGAAAGTCAAGACCTGTTAATTTAGATTTACAGACCATCCGCTTTCCTATCACAGCAATCGCATCCATCCTGCACCGTGTGTCCGGGGTAATCACGTTTGTTGCGGTAGGTATACTACTTTGGTTACTGTCCATTTCTCTGTCATCCCCAATGGGTTTTATGGAAGCCGCCGATATCGTCGATAGCTTCTTCGTAAAATTCATCCTATGGGGCATTTTAACTGCACTTGCATATCACATTGCTGGTGGTATCCGTCACCTGATGATGGATCTAGGCTACTTTGAAGAGCTAGATTCAGGCACGATGAGCGCGAAAGCTGCTTTTGGTGCGACTGCAGTATTGTCACTATTGGCGGGGATAATGGTATGGTAA
- the sdhD gene encoding succinate dehydrogenase, hydrophobic membrane anchor protein, with protein MVKHVSSFGRNGVHDFLLIRATAIIMTLYTIYLVSFCAFSDISYASWTQFFGGTFTKVFTMLALVSVLIHAWVGMWQVFTDYIKCAKLRGALQLGVIAVLFGYVFSGLFILWGA; from the coding sequence ATGGTAAAACACGTTTCTTCATTTGGTCGTAACGGTGTACACGATTTCCTACTGATTCGTGCTACTGCCATCATTATGACTCTATACACGATTTATCTGGTTAGCTTCTGTGCATTCTCAGATATCTCTTACGCATCTTGGACCCAATTCTTTGGTGGCACTTTCACCAAAGTATTCACCATGTTGGCTCTTGTTTCTGTACTGATTCACGCTTGGGTTGGTATGTGGCAAGTGTTCACCGACTATATTAAGTGCGCGAAACTTCGTGGCGCATTACAACTTGGTGTTATTGCCGTTCTATTCGGTTATGTCTTCTCTGGTCTATTTATTTTGTGGGGTGCGTAA